A part of Dehalogenimonas sp. W genomic DNA contains:
- a CDS encoding reductive dehalogenase — protein sequence MFAVVPLKFFKNGGRSMSNFHSTLSRREFMKGLGLAGAGLGAVAAVAPQFQDLDEATGSEKAGWKRAWWVKSVDEPSNPIDWSLMQRLDQRQVNDWMPGGKFNDSPEMKAIRENNTEYVEKWSTERFYPEYKGTSTRDNAMNLVAGVSTSIYSTGYTTPFDGIQIVKTPEQLGIPKWEGTPEENLKTLRAAFRTFGAADVACIEITPEKTRKIIFSYQQQCAERPYPYKVARNKRYDFENIDQAYYTDEKMVIPEKCRYLIVWTTLMPPELTLREGVPLGKSSTSLAYARSQTINTNVMEFIRALGYQTLSAFRATMTPAAPRGILSGIGEHNRMCLPTMSPEYGMFIRTVNGILTDMPIETTKPIDAGMYRFCEKCGICSVSCPYGALPQGDPSWDTEFTGRNPDHHIFNGNTPGYEGYRMYVSLCTKCGVCQGNCPFNTINQSWVHSLVKATTSTTSLFNSFFHSMQNNMGYGIKNPAEWWDLKEHWSWGYPPNFVG from the coding sequence TTGTTTGCCGTAGTACCTTTGAAGTTTTTTAAAAATGGAGGTCGTTCGATGTCAAATTTTCACAGTACATTAAGCCGCCGTGAGTTTATGAAGGGATTGGGATTGGCAGGGGCTGGTTTGGGTGCGGTGGCTGCGGTTGCCCCACAATTCCAAGACTTGGATGAAGCAACCGGCTCAGAGAAAGCTGGCTGGAAAAGAGCATGGTGGGTTAAAAGTGTTGATGAGCCTTCAAACCCCATTGATTGGTCGCTGATGCAGCGATTAGACCAACGCCAGGTCAATGACTGGATGCCAGGCGGAAAATTCAATGACTCCCCAGAAATGAAGGCTATCCGCGAAAACAATACTGAGTATGTGGAAAAGTGGAGTACTGAGCGGTTTTATCCCGAGTACAAAGGTACGTCAACCAGAGACAACGCGATGAATCTGGTAGCCGGCGTGTCTACATCCATATATTCCACCGGTTACACCACACCATTCGATGGGATACAAATAGTCAAAACACCAGAACAACTTGGAATCCCTAAATGGGAGGGTACACCAGAAGAAAATCTGAAAACCCTCAGAGCCGCGTTCCGCACTTTCGGAGCTGCCGACGTCGCATGTATTGAAATAACGCCTGAAAAAACCAGGAAAATTATATTTAGCTACCAGCAACAATGCGCTGAACGACCCTACCCATATAAGGTAGCTAGGAACAAAAGATACGACTTTGAAAATATTGATCAGGCGTATTACACGGATGAAAAAATGGTAATTCCAGAAAAATGTCGCTATTTGATCGTATGGACCACTCTGATGCCACCGGAATTAACACTGAGAGAAGGTGTCCCGCTGGGAAAATCAAGCACTAGTCTGGCTTATGCGCGGTCTCAAACGATCAATACCAATGTCATGGAATTCATCAGAGCCCTTGGATACCAGACTTTAAGTGCATTCCGCGCAACCATGACACCGGCTGCCCCTAGGGGCATTCTATCTGGGATTGGTGAACACAATCGTATGTGCTTGCCAACCATGAGCCCGGAATACGGCATGTTTATCAGGACGGTAAACGGGATTTTAACCGATATGCCGATAGAAACCACCAAACCGATAGACGCTGGCATGTATCGTTTCTGCGAAAAATGCGGTATTTGCTCTGTCTCTTGCCCTTACGGCGCGCTACCGCAGGGTGATCCCTCTTGGGATACTGAATTTACCGGTCGCAACCCAGATCATCATATTTTCAACGGTAATACCCCCGGCTATGAAGGCTATCGAATGTATGTCAGTTTGTGTACCAAATGTGGTGTTTGCCAGGGCAATTGTCCGTTCAACACAATTAACCAGTCTTGGGTGCATAGTCTGGTAAAGGCTACAACAAGTACAACTTCATTATTTAATAGTTTCTTCCATTCAATGCAGAACAACATGGGATACGGAATCAAAAATCCGGCCGAATGGTGGGACCTTAAGGAGCATTGGAGTTGGGGATATCCCCCTAATTTCGTTGGATAA
- a CDS encoding dehalogenase, translating into MEWIIFAFIFGAALVWFIVWLRNKQLSLKWYEWLVGGLGILLLIGSVQHYLGSLREDYATPGAIGALIFGLPALILLALAWQLVVRRTKTQPN; encoded by the coding sequence ATGGAGTGGATAATATTTGCATTTATATTTGGCGCAGCGCTTGTATGGTTCATCGTCTGGCTAAGAAACAAACAATTATCATTGAAATGGTATGAATGGCTGGTTGGTGGGTTGGGAATTTTGTTGTTGATAGGCTCTGTTCAGCATTACTTGGGATCGCTTCGCGAGGATTATGCAACTCCAGGGGCTATCGGTGCCTTAATATTTGGACTGCCCGCATTGATTTTGTTAGCTCTGGCTTGGCAACTGGTTGTTAGACGAACCAAAACTCAACCAAACTAA
- a CDS encoding reductive dehalogenase, producing MSKFHSSVSRRDFMKGLGLAGASIGALSAVAPMFSDMDEVMGAPAGDLKRPWYVKEKDTPAVEIDWSLMKRYDKRIFSTGDFQKINDASKDLVLKLEGTTDINEAHSKWAKANTPGMTLRDQALWNGTQISRSFEPPYTFLGPQKSKTPEILGVPKWSATPEENTRILRVAGRLFGAFTVGVAELNEQNIKIIWSNNGKQDIVFEDVDEPYTTATKYVVPRKCKYVFVADTRHGEHATKTAPGAIINSAQQIAYFTAAHMDSRFQEFLRTLGYSCLGTSPAGSASWPVMTGVGELGRGANVITPEHGAMHRKFNFFFTDMPLAPTKPIDAGMNRFCYTCKKCGIQCPTSTIPIETEPTWEGHGAWNNSGVKAWFLNYPTCGGKFDYKSTWGPGYCGMCMANCVFSKFDDANVHEIVKAVASTTSVFNAFFNNMDDTFQYGQNWRAHQMGDTYIEDWWNTMGPEFGYLTRTG from the coding sequence ATGTCAAAATTTCACAGTAGTGTAAGCAGAAGGGATTTCATGAAAGGTCTTGGCCTCGCAGGAGCAAGTATCGGGGCTTTATCAGCAGTGGCGCCCATGTTTAGTGATATGGATGAGGTGATGGGAGCTCCCGCCGGGGATCTCAAACGACCTTGGTACGTAAAAGAAAAGGATACGCCAGCTGTTGAAATTGATTGGTCGCTAATGAAACGTTATGACAAAAGGATTTTTAGCACCGGTGATTTTCAAAAAATCAATGACGCATCAAAGGATTTGGTTCTCAAGCTTGAAGGCACGACTGACATAAATGAAGCCCATAGTAAATGGGCCAAAGCCAATACCCCAGGGATGACACTGAGAGACCAGGCTTTATGGAACGGGACTCAAATCAGTCGCAGCTTTGAACCTCCATATACTTTCTTAGGCCCCCAGAAATCAAAAACCCCGGAAATCCTCGGAGTACCGAAATGGTCTGCAACACCCGAGGAAAACACGCGTATTTTGAGAGTAGCCGGAAGATTGTTTGGCGCCTTCACCGTGGGCGTTGCCGAACTCAATGAACAAAACATCAAAATCATTTGGTCAAACAATGGCAAACAAGACATTGTGTTCGAAGATGTTGACGAACCGTATACTACGGCAACAAAATATGTAGTTCCCCGTAAGTGTAAATATGTCTTTGTTGCCGATACTCGTCATGGAGAACATGCGACCAAGACAGCTCCCGGAGCAATAATCAATTCCGCCCAACAGATAGCATATTTTACCGCGGCCCATATGGATTCAAGATTCCAGGAATTCTTGCGGACACTTGGTTACTCCTGCCTGGGTACCAGCCCTGCAGGCTCGGCATCATGGCCTGTGATGACAGGCGTAGGTGAGCTAGGGCGTGGAGCCAATGTTATTACACCCGAGCATGGGGCAATGCACCGGAAATTCAACTTCTTTTTCACCGACATGCCTCTGGCGCCCACTAAACCAATCGACGCAGGAATGAATCGTTTTTGTTATACATGTAAAAAATGCGGTATTCAATGCCCAACCAGTACCATTCCTATTGAGACAGAACCTACCTGGGAAGGTCATGGAGCATGGAATAATTCCGGCGTAAAGGCTTGGTTCCTCAATTACCCAACTTGTGGTGGTAAATTTGACTACAAGAGTACTTGGGGGCCAGGATACTGCGGTATGTGTATGGCCAATTGTGTCTTCTCAAAATTCGATGATGCCAACGTTCATGAGATTGTAAAGGCAGTCGCGTCCACCACCTCAGTATTTAATGCCTTCTTCAATAACATGGACGATACCTTCCAATATGGACAAAATTGGCGGGCGCATCAAATGGGCGACACATATATTGAGGACTGGTGGAATACTATGGGACCTGAATTCGGTTATCTCACTAGAACCGGATAA
- a CDS encoding 4Fe-4S binding protein — MNNYFRKHTSRVFLGLAVIALIGAAIYGQASHGLTGYEQFLPDAMPEADSFSAVRSSGGATVYAAKDAEGQEIGYITASEGPGYGGPMAVLVNWTLEGTITAVNIPQHHEDLPWWRALERNNFFGQYVGRSFSEPLRLFDDIDNVTGSTVSSNGVAVGIRDGRAIMASYLGQPYTGPGDPIQFGWPEIAVVFGILSVVLLRLTPRLRRYTWLRNYSLAYGLIVFGIWLSVPLSLTNIASWLIGYSPHLETFIIIYIVVFGFLGLAVILGKNFYCFWLCPYVAVQEFIHTVFRMRIQPDAKWFKVFRNMRYVLLFIALFLVLALKNPSVSVFEPWNVLFSLKGTQDQWVLMFFALAGSMFVYDFWCHYLCPIGAVMDIILKVRRGIVEKWSKNKPVQNRVTPPTSL, encoded by the coding sequence TTGAATAATTATTTTAGAAAGCACACTTCCCGGGTATTTTTAGGCCTGGCGGTGATTGCTCTTATTGGCGCGGCTATATATGGTCAGGCCAGCCATGGGCTGACCGGTTATGAGCAGTTTCTGCCCGATGCGATGCCCGAAGCTGACAGCTTCAGCGCAGTGCGCTCAAGCGGTGGCGCGACTGTCTATGCGGCTAAAGATGCCGAAGGTCAGGAAATTGGTTATATCACCGCCTCCGAAGGACCCGGGTACGGCGGGCCGATGGCGGTGCTGGTAAACTGGACACTGGAAGGCACGATTACTGCCGTCAACATTCCCCAACACCATGAGGACCTGCCCTGGTGGCGGGCGTTGGAGCGCAATAACTTCTTCGGGCAGTATGTTGGGCGAAGCTTCAGCGAGCCGCTGCGGCTTTTTGATGACATAGACAATGTAACCGGGTCAACGGTTTCGTCCAACGGCGTGGCGGTCGGTATTCGTGACGGCCGTGCCATAATGGCATCATATCTGGGCCAGCCGTATACCGGACCGGGTGATCCCATCCAATTCGGCTGGCCAGAAATCGCGGTTGTCTTCGGCATTCTCTCGGTGGTACTGCTGCGGCTGACGCCCCGGTTGCGGCGCTATACCTGGTTGCGTAATTACAGCTTGGCCTATGGCTTGATCGTTTTCGGCATCTGGCTTTCCGTTCCGCTCAGTCTGACCAACATTGCTTCATGGCTAATCGGGTATTCACCGCACCTGGAAACATTTATTATCATATATATTGTCGTTTTTGGCTTTTTAGGCCTGGCGGTAATACTGGGCAAGAACTTCTACTGTTTCTGGCTCTGCCCTTACGTGGCTGTACAGGAGTTCATCCATACGGTCTTCCGCATGCGCATCCAGCCGGATGCAAAGTGGTTTAAGGTCTTTAGGAATATGCGCTATGTCCTGTTGTTCATAGCACTGTTTCTGGTGCTTGCGTTGAAGAACCCGTCCGTATCGGTGTTTGAACCCTGGAATGTATTGTTCAGCCTCAAGGGCACTCAAGACCAGTGGGTGTTGATGTTCTTTGCGCTGGCTGGTTCCATGTTTGTATACGATTTCTGGTGCCATTATCTGTGCCCAATCGGCGCCGTAATGGATATTATTCTGAAAGTCCGCCGGGGGATTGTTGAAAAATGGTCAAAAAACAAACCAGTCCAAAACCGCGTTACGCCTCCAACATCTTTGTAG
- the tatC gene encoding twin-arginine translocase subunit TatC, translating into MTTAEEHRLPITQHFTEMRQRFIRSLAGIGVGTAIAIFFGFDIIEVLKGPAGDLAGQLVAIEMLEMISLYFRVSLTAGFILAMPWVLYQFFAFLMPAFTQKEKRFIFTFFPFIVIMFLSGVAFAYWVAMPPAVQFLFGFGAETIEVMPRVSNYIDVVLRLLVGIGLAFELPIILTALSAVGIVTSKWLASKRKIWLVMAFVLAAFITPTMDPINQAIVAGPLIVLYELSIWLTKIVKKGKKAKS; encoded by the coding sequence ATGACCACCGCAGAAGAACATCGTTTGCCCATCACCCAGCATTTTACCGAGATGCGGCAACGCTTCATTCGTTCTCTTGCGGGTATTGGCGTTGGTACAGCAATCGCTATTTTCTTTGGGTTTGACATTATTGAAGTCTTGAAAGGTCCCGCAGGGGATCTCGCTGGTCAGCTTGTGGCTATCGAGATGCTGGAAATGATCAGCCTGTATTTTCGGGTTTCTTTGACCGCCGGTTTCATCTTGGCTATGCCATGGGTGCTGTATCAGTTCTTCGCTTTCCTGATGCCTGCCTTCACTCAAAAAGAGAAGCGGTTCATTTTCACTTTCTTCCCCTTTATTGTCATCATGTTCCTCTCCGGTGTTGCTTTTGCGTATTGGGTGGCAATGCCTCCAGCGGTGCAATTTCTCTTTGGGTTTGGTGCCGAGACAATTGAAGTAATGCCGCGGGTTTCTAATTATATTGATGTGGTACTCCGCTTGCTGGTAGGTATTGGCCTGGCTTTTGAACTGCCAATTATTTTGACTGCTCTCTCGGCGGTGGGGATTGTTACATCAAAATGGTTGGCTTCAAAACGGAAAATATGGTTAGTAATGGCTTTTGTATTGGCTGCCTTTATCACACCGACCATGGATCCCATCAATCAGGCAATTGTAGCCGGACCGCTGATTGTTCTGTATGAACTCAGTATCTGGCTGACTAAGATTGTCAAAAAGGGCAAAAAGGCCAAAAGCTGA
- a CDS encoding twin-arginine translocase TatA/TatE family subunit — protein MNFFGMGTFEIITILIVATLIFGPNRIPEFAKKAGEFLRGFRKVTSDMTKEFTKAIDSSPTKPSSTSKPSSTSTGSKTLDNFLSGSDKK, from the coding sequence ATGAATTTTTTCGGTATGGGTACATTTGAGATCATTACGATACTCATTGTCGCCACTCTCATTTTTGGTCCCAACAGAATTCCGGAATTTGCCAAGAAGGCGGGTGAGTTCCTGCGTGGTTTCCGTAAGGTCACTTCTGACATGACCAAGGAATTTACCAAGGCCATTGACAGTTCCCCCACCAAACCTTCCAGCACCTCAAAGCCATCAAGTACTTCTACCGGCAGTAAAACACTGGATAATTTCCTGAGCGGCAGCGATAAAAAATAA
- a CDS encoding twin-arginine translocase TatA/TatE family subunit, with amino-acid sequence MRFGVLEIILVVVIILLITGAAFVPAVSKNLGKGVRQLRQALGGKENDDSPKVITKLEDGEAAQEINRRAKGKSSS; translated from the coding sequence ATGCGGTTTGGTGTTTTAGAAATCATACTGGTTGTCGTTATTATATTACTGATCACCGGGGCGGCCTTTGTTCCCGCGGTGAGTAAGAATCTGGGCAAGGGTGTGCGGCAGTTACGGCAGGCCCTTGGCGGCAAAGAGAACGATGACAGCCCGAAGGTGATCACCAAACTTGAGGATGGTGAAGCCGCTCAAGAAATCAACCGCCGGGCCAAGGGTAAGAGTAGTTCATAA
- the tatA gene encoding twin-arginine translocase TatA/TatE family subunit produces the protein MRLGPMELIIILVIVLLIFGVGKLPQVGEALGKGLKSFQKASSGEDEEEEKKEEVKAEKPAEAPKAEVIEAKPEAEAPKPESSEKA, from the coding sequence ATGCGTTTAGGACCAATGGAGCTGATCATTATCCTGGTGATAGTTCTCTTGATTTTCGGTGTCGGCAAATTGCCGCAGGTCGGTGAGGCGCTGGGCAAAGGCTTGAAATCCTTCCAGAAGGCCTCTTCCGGTGAGGATGAAGAAGAAGAGAAAAAGGAAGAAGTTAAGGCTGAAAAGCCGGCGGAAGCCCCCAAGGCTGAGGTTATTGAGGCAAAGCCCGAAGCTGAAGCCCCCAAGCCGGAATCTTCCGAGAAGGCCTGA
- the recA gene encoding recombinase RecA yields the protein MSTEKQNAERDKALEVAFGLIEKQFGKGAIMKLTDAASTVAVDVIPTGSLALDLALGVGGIPRGRVTEIYGPEGSGKTTLAQHIIAECQKAGGKAFYIDVEHAFDPKYAKICGINLDEFFIAQPDAGEEALDICEKLVRSGGADLVVVDSVAALVPKAELEGDMGDSHVGLQARLMSQALRKLTATIGNTGTAVIFINQLREKVGVMFGNPEVTPGGRALKFYSSVRLDIRRMETLKAGNVAIGSHVKARVVKNKVAPPFRVAEFDIMFDSGISKEGNLLDLGVESGIVKKSGAFFSWGETRLGQGREAARTFLSQNKDIAETIEQEIRANAGGCKLDTDID from the coding sequence ATGAGTACGGAAAAACAAAACGCGGAAAGGGATAAAGCCCTGGAGGTTGCCTTCGGACTGATTGAGAAACAGTTCGGCAAAGGCGCCATCATGAAGCTTACGGATGCCGCCTCAACCGTGGCCGTTGACGTTATCCCCACCGGCTCACTGGCGCTGGATCTGGCGTTGGGCGTCGGCGGCATCCCCCGTGGCCGGGTCACCGAAATCTACGGTCCGGAAGGCTCCGGCAAAACGACGCTGGCCCAGCACATCATCGCCGAATGCCAGAAAGCCGGCGGCAAGGCGTTCTACATTGACGTTGAACACGCCTTTGATCCCAAATACGCCAAAATCTGCGGCATCAATCTGGATGAGTTCTTCATCGCCCAACCCGACGCCGGTGAAGAAGCGCTGGATATCTGTGAAAAACTGGTCAGAAGCGGCGGGGCAGACCTGGTGGTCGTAGACAGCGTCGCTGCCCTGGTACCCAAAGCTGAATTGGAAGGGGACATGGGTGATTCTCATGTCGGCCTGCAAGCCCGCCTGATGAGTCAGGCCCTGCGTAAGCTGACAGCTACCATCGGCAACACCGGGACCGCTGTTATCTTCATCAACCAGTTGCGGGAAAAAGTGGGCGTCATGTTCGGTAATCCGGAAGTCACTCCCGGCGGCCGGGCACTCAAGTTCTATTCATCGGTGCGCCTGGATATCCGCCGGATGGAAACACTGAAAGCCGGCAACGTGGCCATCGGCAGCCATGTCAAGGCCAGAGTAGTAAAAAACAAAGTAGCACCGCCGTTCCGTGTGGCTGAATTTGATATCATGTTTGATTCCGGCATTTCCAAGGAAGGCAATCTGCTGGATCTGGGAGTGGAAAGCGGAATCGTTAAAAAATCCGGTGCCTTTTTCTCCTGGGGCGAAACCCGCCTGGGTCAGGGCCGGGAAGCTGCCCGGACTTTCCTGTCGCAGAATAAAGATATCGCCGAAACCATTGAACAGGAAATCAGGGCTAACGCCGGCGGCTGCAAGCTGGACACAGACATAGACTAA
- a CDS encoding regulatory protein RecX has protein sequence MPKRQTGARPLADGAEDNINSPAGESGQRAKSETDNACFQAAVRLLAHRARTETEMRQRLTRKKFEPETVDRVIDRLKQSGLIDDAAFARAWSDSRSFASPRSTYVIKQELRLKGIPVDTAEAAVEDLDDAASAMKAAAGRAGRLANLPAEEAKQKLADFLRRRGFGWELTRQTLEQLESEGLLGQVDTTEGTP, from the coding sequence ATGCCGAAACGGCAGACAGGCGCCAGGCCGCTTGCCGATGGCGCTGAAGACAATATTAACTCACCTGCGGGTGAATCCGGGCAGCGGGCAAAGTCTGAAACAGATAATGCCTGTTTCCAGGCAGCTGTCAGGCTCCTGGCTCACCGGGCGCGTACTGAGACCGAAATGCGACAGCGCCTGACTCGAAAGAAGTTTGAACCTGAGACTGTCGACCGAGTCATAGACCGTCTGAAGCAATCAGGGCTAATTGACGATGCCGCTTTTGCCCGGGCCTGGAGTGACAGCCGGTCATTCGCCAGCCCGCGCTCAACCTACGTTATTAAACAGGAATTGCGGTTGAAAGGCATCCCTGTTGATACCGCAGAAGCCGCCGTTGAAGACCTGGATGACGCAGCATCAGCCATGAAGGCCGCCGCCGGGCGGGCAGGGCGGCTGGCCAATTTACCGGCAGAGGAAGCCAAACAGAAACTGGCTGATTTTCTGCGCCGCCGCGGCTTCGGCTGGGAACTGACCCGCCAAACACTGGAACAACTGGAGTCCGAAGGACTGCTGGGGCAGGTTGACACTACAGAGGGAACACCTTAG
- the rny gene encoding ribonuclease Y — MGLDNVLAIFFSFVIGAIFGGMAIFISRGTMISRQLKVAQRKASHTIAESRSESRNIIQEARDEADKLRQTAEGELRERRTELVKQENRVTQKVETLERKLENLDQRERALLNREKSIEEELEKVEDLRSQEQQKLEAVAGLTTQEAKDHLLEMVESEMQQETSRRIRQWEQKIKEESDEKAREIIIQAIQRCASDVVAETTVSVVPIPSDEMKGRLIGREGRNIRALEQATGVDLIIDDTPEAVTVSSFDPVRREIARLALSKLVLDGRIHPARIEEVVVKAKEEVDVAIQAAGEQAAYAAGVHGLRPELIKIMGRLKYRTSYGQNVLQHSVEVAQLAGLVATELGVNVNIAKRAGFLHDIGKAVDREVEGTHAALGADLVKQWDKSADVVRGVAEHHLDMPDTSIWGFIISATDAISSARPGARRESLENYIKRLKALEEIANSFEGVERSYAIQAGREVRIMVKPEVVDDLGAMRLARDIVKKIEDGLDYPGQIKVTVLRETRATDYAR, encoded by the coding sequence ATGGGTCTTGACAACGTACTGGCAATCTTTTTTAGTTTTGTAATCGGCGCCATCTTCGGCGGCATGGCCATTTTCATTTCCCGGGGCACCATGATTTCCCGTCAATTGAAAGTTGCCCAACGCAAGGCGTCCCACACCATTGCCGAATCCCGTTCTGAATCCAGAAACATCATTCAGGAAGCCCGGGACGAGGCCGACAAACTGCGGCAGACCGCGGAGGGAGAACTTCGCGAACGCCGCACCGAACTGGTCAAACAGGAAAACCGGGTTACTCAGAAGGTAGAAACCCTGGAGCGTAAGCTGGAGAATCTGGATCAGCGCGAACGCGCCCTGCTTAACCGTGAAAAGTCCATTGAGGAAGAGCTGGAGAAGGTTGAAGATCTCCGCTCTCAGGAACAACAGAAACTGGAAGCAGTCGCCGGCCTGACTACTCAGGAAGCCAAAGATCACCTGCTTGAGATGGTTGAATCTGAAATGCAGCAGGAGACTTCCCGCCGCATCCGTCAGTGGGAACAGAAAATCAAAGAAGAGTCAGATGAAAAAGCGCGGGAAATTATCATTCAGGCGATTCAGCGCTGCGCCTCTGATGTCGTCGCCGAAACTACCGTCAGCGTCGTGCCCATCCCTTCGGATGAAATGAAGGGCCGCCTGATCGGCCGGGAAGGCCGCAATATCCGCGCCCTGGAACAGGCTACCGGCGTTGACCTGATTATTGACGATACCCCGGAAGCGGTGACCGTCAGCAGCTTTGACCCGGTGCGGCGCGAAATCGCCCGTTTGGCCCTGTCCAAACTGGTCCTTGACGGCCGCATTCACCCGGCCCGCATTGAGGAAGTGGTAGTTAAAGCCAAGGAAGAGGTGGACGTGGCTATTCAGGCTGCCGGTGAACAGGCTGCTTATGCCGCCGGAGTCCACGGGTTGCGTCCGGAATTGATTAAGATTATGGGTCGGTTGAAATACCGCACCAGTTACGGGCAAAACGTGTTGCAGCACAGCGTTGAAGTTGCCCAGTTGGCCGGTCTGGTCGCCACTGAGTTAGGTGTTAACGTCAATATCGCCAAACGCGCCGGCTTCCTGCATGACATCGGCAAGGCGGTTGACCGTGAAGTTGAGGGCACCCACGCCGCCCTCGGTGCTGATTTGGTCAAACAGTGGGATAAATCTGCTGACGTCGTCCGCGGTGTCGCCGAACATCATTTGGACATGCCTGACACCTCCATCTGGGGTTTCATCATTTCCGCCACCGATGCCATCTCCAGCGCCAGACCCGGCGCCCGCCGCGAATCACTGGAAAATTACATCAAGCGGCTTAAAGCGCTGGAGGAAATCGCCAACAGCTTTGAAGGTGTGGAACGCTCTTATGCCATTCAAGCGGGCCGCGAGGTCCGCATCATGGTCAAACCGGAGGTCGTGGATGACCTGGGTGCCATGCGCCTGGCCCGTGACATCGTCAAGAAGATTGAGGACGGCCTGGACTACCCCGGCCAGATCAAGGTGACGGTACTCCGGGAGACCCGGGCCACCGACTACGCCAGATAA
- a CDS encoding Fur family transcriptional regulator, whose protein sequence is MSCNTILKAKGYRLTPQRRVILDILHGGDAHLTADIIYEQVRDKVAGVNRSTVYRTLELMESLGLVVKAELHGTHVYHHSEEGHHHHLKCRQCGRVVELPEESMSLLRETLLEKQGFAADLNHHVITGLCRECRE, encoded by the coding sequence ATGAGTTGCAATACCATACTTAAAGCCAAAGGCTACCGCCTGACGCCGCAGCGCCGGGTGATTCTGGACATTCTCCATGGCGGAGATGCCCACTTAACCGCCGACATCATCTATGAACAGGTCAGGGACAAGGTGGCCGGTGTCAACCGCTCCACGGTTTACCGTACTCTGGAACTTATGGAAAGCCTGGGGCTGGTCGTCAAAGCGGAACTCCATGGTACTCATGTATACCACCATTCCGAAGAAGGCCACCATCATCATCTCAAGTGCCGCCAATGCGGCCGGGTGGTGGAACTGCCGGAAGAGTCAATGTCACTGCTCAGAGAAACTTTACTGGAAAAGCAGGGTTTTGCCGCCGACCTGAACCACCACGTTATCACCGGTTTGTGCCGGGAGTGCCGGGAATAA
- a CDS encoding energy-coupling factor ABC transporter permease: MHIPDGFLNTATVATTGIASVGGLSVAVKIAANKLGEKQVPLMGILAAFIFAAQMLNFPVAGGTSGHLIGAALCAVLIGPWAGVIIMSAVLIAQSLIFQDGGLLALGANIFNMGFVAVFGAFLTYKLVSGILGNSRRGRLTGAAIAGWVSVMLAAFAAAIELAVSGASPFAVVTPAMLGIHALIGIGEGAITVFILQAVLATRADILDLERV, encoded by the coding sequence ATGCATATTCCTGACGGATTTTTGAATACAGCAACCGTGGCCACCACCGGTATCGCCTCGGTCGGCGGACTGAGCGTCGCCGTAAAAATAGCTGCCAATAAACTGGGCGAGAAACAGGTGCCGCTGATGGGCATTCTGGCCGCCTTCATCTTTGCCGCCCAGATGCTCAATTTCCCGGTTGCCGGCGGCACCAGCGGCCACCTGATCGGCGCAGCGTTGTGCGCCGTTTTGATCGGCCCCTGGGCTGGAGTGATTATCATGTCCGCTGTTCTCATTGCCCAATCACTGATCTTTCAGGACGGCGGTCTGCTGGCGTTGGGCGCCAATATCTTTAATATGGGCTTCGTAGCCGTTTTTGGGGCTTTCCTAACCTATAAACTGGTCTCCGGCATCCTGGGCAACAGCCGCCGAGGACGGCTGACCGGCGCGGCCATTGCCGGCTGGGTATCGGTCATGCTGGCAGCATTTGCCGCCGCCATTGAGCTGGCTGTTTCCGGGGCTTCCCCTTTTGCCGTGGTGACACCGGCCATGCTGGGCATTCACGCCCTGATTGGTATCGGTGAAGGGGCAATCACTGTCTTCATTCTTCAGGCCGTATTAGCCACCAGGGCTGATATTCTTGATTTGGAGCGGGTATAA
- a CDS encoding PDGLE domain-containing protein, producing the protein MNSYRKWWLIALGTALVLATLSPLASGSPDGLERVAEDHEFIDTARAAPFEIIADYVFPGIQNEALATILAGWIGVLILFALMYAFSWLITRKQLKHKSNSHEF; encoded by the coding sequence ATGAATAGCTATCGGAAATGGTGGCTGATTGCGCTGGGGACAGCTCTAGTCCTGGCTACCCTATCACCTCTGGCTTCCGGCTCACCTGACGGTTTGGAGCGGGTTGCTGAAGATCATGAGTTTATTGACACTGCCAGGGCCGCTCCTTTTGAGATCATAGCTGATTACGTTTTTCCCGGAATCCAAAATGAGGCACTGGCGACGATACTTGCCGGCTGGATCGGGGTGTTAATCCTGTTTGCGCTGATGTATGCCTTCAGCTGGCTGATAACTCGCAAGCAGCTAAAGCATAAAAGCAACAGTCACGAATTTTAA